The following coding sequences are from one Candidatus Ozemobacteraceae bacterium window:
- the hflX gene encoding GTPase HflX — MSPTHATKPDKPGIIAIAVQLPEQSDAEIEDSLAELSELVKTAGGVVVGSVVQKRQRYDRSSYLGTGKMKEVAELIETTGAVQVVADDELTSLQVRRLEEGIGCEVLDRTGIILNIFSDHASTREGKLQVELAAVQYSLLRLAGGYRGMSRQRGGIGLKGPGETKIETDRRVLKMRLKRLNDELDKVVQDRDLQRRKRTDRYAPLFALVGYTNAGKSTLLNALSGSAVRVCDGLFTTLDPTARRVELAGGLRGILSDTVGFIRKLPHGLVQAFRATLESVRHSQVLIHVCDVSNVQAREHLAAVERVLQEMELEDPDRIIVFNKIDRGVPHNREALSAMFPDAIFLSARTGENLDELRRVMEEKLCASFETVELTVPSDAPVLKDIRLLGRILSEEWMEGAVQLRADLPKTFLSRVAAFRTGVTR, encoded by the coding sequence ATGAGCCCTACCCATGCGACAAAACCCGACAAACCAGGCATCATCGCCATCGCCGTCCAGCTTCCGGAACAGTCCGACGCGGAAATCGAGGACTCTCTCGCCGAGCTGTCCGAGCTCGTGAAGACGGCGGGGGGAGTCGTCGTCGGCTCCGTCGTTCAGAAGCGGCAGCGGTATGACCGCTCGAGCTACCTGGGAACCGGGAAAATGAAGGAGGTCGCCGAACTCATCGAAACGACCGGCGCCGTCCAGGTCGTGGCGGATGACGAGTTGACATCGCTCCAGGTGCGCCGTCTCGAAGAGGGCATCGGCTGCGAGGTCCTGGATCGAACCGGTATAATATTGAATATATTTTCTGATCACGCCTCGACGCGCGAGGGGAAACTCCAGGTCGAACTGGCTGCCGTGCAATACTCACTTCTCCGGCTGGCGGGCGGATACAGGGGAATGTCGAGACAGCGCGGCGGCATCGGTCTGAAAGGCCCCGGCGAGACCAAGATCGAGACGGACCGGCGCGTTCTGAAGATGCGCCTCAAACGGCTGAACGACGAACTCGACAAGGTCGTGCAGGACCGCGATCTCCAGCGTCGCAAACGCACCGACCGGTATGCCCCGCTGTTCGCGCTGGTCGGCTACACGAACGCCGGAAAATCGACCCTCCTGAACGCCCTGAGCGGTTCGGCCGTCCGGGTGTGCGACGGGCTGTTTACGACCCTCGATCCGACGGCGCGCCGCGTCGAGCTGGCCGGCGGCCTCCGGGGCATCCTCTCCGACACGGTCGGCTTCATCAGAAAACTTCCGCACGGGCTCGTGCAGGCGTTCCGCGCCACGCTCGAGAGCGTCCGGCACTCGCAGGTCCTGATTCACGTCTGCGACGTATCGAACGTCCAGGCCCGCGAGCACCTGGCCGCCGTGGAACGAGTGCTGCAGGAGATGGAACTCGAGGACCCCGATCGGATCATCGTTTTCAACAAGATCGATCGCGGCGTTCCCCACAACCGCGAGGCCCTTTCCGCGATGTTCCCCGATGCCATCTTCCTGTCGGCCCGGACTGGTGAAAACCTGGATGAACTCAGGAGGGTGATGGAGGAAAAATTATGCGCGTCGTTCGAAACGGTCGAGCTCACGGTACCTTCGGACGCGCCGGTGCTGAAGGACATCAGGCTCCTGGGGCGCATTCTCAGCGAAGAATGGATGGAAGGGGCTGTTCAGCTGCGGGCGGATCTTCCCAAGACGTTTCTTTCGCGGGTTGCCGCGTTCAGGACGGGAGTCACTCGTTGA
- a CDS encoding type II secretion system protein — MLKAARIALHAPSRGAIAARRGLSLIEMIIVVSVISVLALMALPTVELFDMKTRERMLRDRLYDMRLAIDRYRNARMDNLPPKSIRTLLDVIPEAETRSRATEGPFLTLGQTQNPFTPNDDMFRWDLRFIATSPAASIWVTNVASIEHQLTNSRVFDVRFPADPTFIGGWRIGFDDTLYKDW; from the coding sequence ATGCTCAAAGCCGCCCGAATTGCTCTTCATGCTCCTTCCAGAGGCGCGATCGCCGCCCGTCGGGGCCTGTCGCTGATCGAGATGATCATCGTCGTTTCGGTCATCTCGGTGCTCGCCCTGATGGCCCTTCCGACGGTCGAGCTGTTCGACATGAAGACACGGGAACGCATGCTTCGCGACCGCCTGTACGACATGCGCCTCGCGATAGACAGATACAGGAACGCCCGCATGGACAACCTGCCGCCGAAATCCATCAGAACGCTCCTGGACGTCATCCCGGAGGCCGAAACACGTTCCCGGGCGACCGAAGGGCCGTTTCTCACGCTCGGTCAGACCCAGAATCCGTTCACGCCAAATGACGATATGTTTCGCTGGGATCTGCGATTCATTGCCACCTCACCGGCCGCCAGCATCTGGGTGACGAACGTCGCCAGCATCGAGCACCAGCTGACCAACTCGCGCGTGTTCGACGTCCGTTTCCCGGCAGATCCGACGTTCATCGGCGGCTGGAGGATCGGGTTCGACGATACCCTTTACAAAGACTGGTGA
- a CDS encoding type II secretion system protein, whose translation MHRQYSLAPAVMEIGRRKRSGFSLVELLIVVGVMAALVGLAMPFYSDYVAQSEVAVMKTNLKALRKALMEYRTDKGRYPYTAEVGILATTTLGKGYLLDFPKDPMKEHQSIATWGYEYQAGWTDYKLDPVYDGVINE comes from the coding sequence ATGCACAGGCAATACTCCTTGGCCCCTGCCGTCATGGAAATCGGGCGCCGTAAGCGCTCCGGTTTTTCGCTCGTGGAACTTCTCATCGTCGTCGGCGTCATGGCGGCGCTCGTCGGCCTGGCGATGCCGTTTTATTCCGATTACGTCGCCCAGAGCGAAGTCGCCGTCATGAAGACGAACCTCAAGGCGCTCCGAAAGGCTCTGATGGAGTATCGCACCGACAAAGGACGATACCCGTACACCGCCGAAGTCGGCATTCTCGCGACGACAACGCTCGGCAAAGGGTATCTCCTGGATTTTCCGAAAGATCCGATGAAGGAGCACCAGTCGATCGCGACGTGGGGGTACGAGTACCAGGCCGGCTGGACGGACTACAAGCTCGATCCCGTCTACGACGGCGTCATCAACGAGTGA
- a CDS encoding PrsW family glutamic-type intramembrane protease, with amino-acid sequence MIDGSLGGILLTLLPVAVFVWLFRSALGDPALREAAVAGGVAGALSIYPIKYIIYPVLQIALDVDLRSVIADSDDFWMRFCVAVILVGCLEESAKLGAALAGAGWMGSLRRSTAVFLAALAAGLGFAAMESLDYLSLFGTDVLFARVPLSTTGHVLFSGIAGWAAAVALCRQQGDGERAVTWRGYGLFLAGLMSAAVLHGGFNMIAMRFTASTTVPMLAVMLAFGISLLRQGWMRVLVLDRAESGSEAPCSACGAFPLDSRGRFCARCGARRSIR; translated from the coding sequence TTGATCGACGGATCGCTGGGGGGAATCCTGCTCACCCTGCTTCCGGTCGCCGTCTTCGTCTGGCTGTTCCGGTCGGCTCTCGGCGATCCGGCGCTTCGCGAAGCCGCGGTCGCCGGCGGCGTGGCCGGCGCCCTCTCGATTTATCCTATAAAATATATTATATATCCTGTGCTTCAGATAGCTCTCGACGTAGATCTTCGCTCGGTGATAGCCGATTCCGACGATTTCTGGATGCGCTTCTGCGTCGCGGTCATCCTGGTCGGCTGCCTCGAGGAGTCCGCCAAGCTCGGAGCGGCGCTGGCGGGTGCCGGCTGGATGGGCTCCCTGCGCCGCTCGACCGCCGTTTTCCTCGCCGCTCTCGCCGCCGGTCTCGGCTTCGCGGCGATGGAAAGCCTGGACTATCTTTCCCTCTTCGGAACCGACGTCCTGTTCGCCAGGGTCCCCCTCAGCACGACTGGGCATGTGCTGTTTTCCGGCATTGCCGGCTGGGCCGCGGCGGTGGCGCTCTGCCGACAGCAGGGAGACGGCGAACGGGCGGTGACGTGGCGCGGATACGGTCTGTTCCTGGCAGGCCTGATGAGCGCGGCGGTCCTTCACGGCGGATTCAACATGATCGCGATGCGTTTCACGGCGTCGACCACCGTTCCGATGCTCGCCGTCATGCTTGCGTTCGGCATCTCCCTGCTTCGCCAGGGATGGATGCGCGTTCTCGTTCTCGACAGGGCTGAAAGCGGAAGCGAAGCGCCCTGTTCCGCCTGCGGAGCGTTTCCGCTCGATTCCCGCGGCCGATTCTGCGCCCGCTGCGGCGCCAGGAGATCCATCAGATGA